The genome window TGGCCAAGCACCTAGTACAATCCCATTGAAAAAAGAGCGCACACCATAAAATGTCAAAACAAAATAGCAATTAACATAGGAAAATTtgcacaaatattttttatatacatgtgAACATATTGCATATATGGATAATTGAGATTTATTTCTTTGGTGACTCacacttgcaaatttataatgaTAACAAATATCAAGTTGCAAAGATAAGAATAAGTGAATGTGGATGACCTAAGTAATGGAGGAATtaatagagagatagagttaCAATCATAATACAAAaggtatatttattttatatatatggtaCTATGggttgttaaaaaatattttgtattttttatattttatatatatagtaccaTGAATCTCTAATATACAATATTTTGTAACATGAGATCAGCACACTCCAAtctgaaaaatattaaaattgggTTGGTCAAATCAACTAAGAAACGTCATACGTTGATTTGAAATATATCAAAATTGACCTGATAATtgatctaataaaaaaaagagtttggaGTCAAATATGTTCATGTCAAAGCAGCAATACAAAGCATATGGGTTTCATCACATAGCCAACTTTAAGGGCTTGTACAAAGAAGTTAGTAGGGCTAGAAACATGCATGCAACATTTTCATATTTCTTCACACTTTGTGAAACGAAAAAGCAATCAATCTTGAAGTAAAAGAGAATATAAGACTCACCGGAGTCAAGGGTTCCAATGACTACGTCTTCACCATACCTCCCTGCTTTCCATGCTGATGAATCAGGAATTTGTCCATCTTTAGTAAGCCCAAGAAATTCCCATGACCGCGTTGTGTGCAGTTTTCTTGGTAGGTTTGGGAATACTGATATTACTTTTGGATCCTCTGCAAGTGAAAACACAGCCATTGTTAGATATGGTCCCAACTGCATAAATTTAGCTTGCAGCAGGGACAGAAACAGAGGAAAACAGAGCCATCAATATAAAAATCCAGAGAACTGAATTAGATTGTATTCCTCACTTGCAATCTCTGCTGCTTCTTTCTCATCAAGCATTGCAGCAAATCCATTGATATGTCTTGTATAAGAGTAAATGATTGCATCCTTAGCCTTCACAGTACTGTGcaagaaatttataaataacaaagttgtcatttttattcaacattgaccaaaaagaaaaaagaaagaggaacaTAAGTTATACAGGACACctgttatcaaattttataccttCCTACGAATGATCCAAGCATGTCTAAATGAGAATTCGTCACACTGTCACGTTCTTGCAATGAAGCATCAAATAGATGCGATTGTGCTCCCATGTACACAACGTAAGACTGCACCAAGATGTAAAAATTAAGGCCATTGATGAAACAGTTATAGAAGTCTATCAAATACCCAGATCAATACTGGTACATACATTTAAAACCTGGAATTTTATTGACGTGCATAAAATATCAAAACCTTttcatgaaaacaaaaaacacagaaCTTTGAATGACAACACCAAAATGTTGTTACCTTTTTAGCGCCATTGGTGGTGGtatgcaaaagaaagaaaacaacaagGGGTAAAAGAAGCGAGGGGAGAAAAGAAagggccattttttttttccctatcaaCTCTCTCAAGTCACAAAaccaaagaataaaattttgtgactAGAGATAGTAAAGAGACTCTGCTTTCCTCTGCTTTTATAACTCAGTTTTGCTGTGTCTTTGGATGATATAGATAATTGGTCATCCTTCAATGACGGAAACTAGTATGGTTTTGCCATTTCAAGACGATAACCTTTCAATTGAATATGGTCAATTTAGACAGAATGGgcttctgaaaaaaaaaaaaaataagaccGAATGACTTTGcgattcttttttattcaaataccattttttttttccaaaaatgacaCGTACAGTTGTTACATGGTTGGAAATGATGTGTTTGTGTTCTGAAAAAAGTGTTTCTGAGTTTTGTTGTCTAATTCTTTGGCCTCAAAAGGAGGAGGACgtaggaagagaaaagaaaatttcttatCATTTTGTGTCTGTGATGTAAATGTAACCGCCATTACTCTAACCCAGGCTAAAAATGGAACAAGATGACCTCCTATTACCTACTGCCTTTGGGAACTACTAGCTGGTATCCTGCGTGATGCGCGgtgtattttgataaattttgtaagaaattatttttgtcttatTGATTTTATGAATACTATTGGGGGAAAATTCTTCTAATTTATGCAACCAAAATATGTCACCAAATCACACTGTTCACATTGTCACctacaaattttaattgaactaaaagTAGCCAAAAACAAATCCTTACCAAGTATATGCATCATACGAAATATCCAAAATATACATTGGcacataatatgaaaaaataagcCTAAATACATTACAATGCTACATAAGTAAAAACGTATacataaaatgtaaacaaaatatttaaaatgaacataatattttgaaaattaacatctcttaaaaagaaaaccaaagataTTGTGAGAAAAATTATGGAAGTTTAGTTTCCAAGTCCAATGAAAATGAGGATTTATATTGGACAAATGTGGAGACAAATAATATTTACCTAATTCATTGAATCCGATTCTTACAATTCTACATTGTAGTTAGTTTTATgcataaaattgaaaagttttcttaATTCTTATATTTCCCATGACCTTTTAGATCCATCCGTATCTATGGGGGCCAGTTAATCAGGAGGTACTGTTAAGGCTGTGCtaactgggcctatggcccaatccgaggacattagACCATTTGAGGAAGTCTAGATAAGATTATAAGGAGAATGAAGTAAAGATAAGAGTAGAGATAATATGAGAAAAGTCCAACGAGTGTCTGAGGATAAAAACCATCTCGGCAACAAGTGTCCGAGGTCAGTAAGAGTGCCATATTATCATGGAATTTCTTCGAAGTTACATCACCACTAAGGGTTAGACGTTGGACAAGGGATAAGAAAGGAGAAGCgaaacaaatatcttcaaaatgCTGCTACCTTCGCATTAAATAACCCTCAACCaactctttggccgcattaatatggaagtgatgcctgaacagtgatcaagcagctttacagctactagttgatggttctagGAGGTGCTGGATGGGATAAGAAGGAGTTCtccgaatctaacctacacgtgtgtggtagggatgataccaagatcGTAGTATATAACATAGGAAGATGTACTAAAAGAGGGAGATCGGgaaaaaatcaagcaattttagAACAAGACTGCGAACtcttgtataattttattgatcaacaaaacaatataatataaactcCTCAAGCTACTTCGAGGACAAATTTTCTCATCTTACTTGTGTCTAACAGCcttaaattaccaaattttatcgtttttcttctggaatagatctagttctttcatctacgctctacaaatttattgtttgggccgttTGGGCTagaacccaatcctatattgggtccaatccaattttagtccttacaattggcgccgtttgtgggaagagcttgatcTAGTCTAAAGGAGATTTAGTTGCAACATTCACGATGGAGGAGGCAGGATCACATCAGGTAGATGTTAATCTACATCAAGCAAAATCAAGGGGTTCTCAGCATAGCAATCCACATAGGAGCCTTGAACGGAAAGGAGGCCATGAGGGAAGTATGCACACAACTCATGCCAGTAAAGGTCAATCTCGAGGGAAGAGTCATGTTTCCCATGCAAAGAATGACGGAGACATGCAACGCGAAATCGACGAGTTGAAGAGGAAGTTGCGTCATGCTCGGCGAAGACGTTCACCGCCCAGCTCCAAACCATCCTCTGAAGAGACAGATGGTGCTAGTTATAGACGGAGATCCAGAACTCCGCCCAGCGAGACCttttcctatgaagaggagTATCACCATAGACGTAGGTACAAAATCCCGCCTTACAAAGGCTTGGGGAACGATGCTAGGAACAAGGCGCTGAGTCAAGTTTCTAAATCACCCTTCACACTGAACATAGAAGATGAGAGCCTTCCTCGGTGATTTCATTAACCCACattcaccatttataatggtCGGACAGACCCAGTAGAACACGTTAGCCATTTCAATCAAAGGATGGCTATTCACTCCAAagatgaggccttgatgtgtaaggtcTTTTCATCTAGCTTGGGCCCGGTGGCAATGATGTGGTTTAACAGTTTGAGGGCGAACTCTATCGACTCCTTCAAGAAACTCACtcaggcttttggtgctcgctttattactGGCAGTAGGGTTCCTCAGCCTTTGGGATCCTTATTGTCTATGTCCATGCGGGAGGGTGAGACTCTGAAGGCTTAttcggatagatattgggagatgtttAATTAGATAGAAGGAGAGTACGATGATGTGGCCATTAGCACTTTCAAGACTGGTCTTCCAGCTGAGCATGATTTGAGGAAATCTCTAATTAGTAAACCTGTTATTAGTGTACGCCAATTGATGGATCAGATTGACAAGTATCGAAGAGTAGAAGAAAACTAACtgcaggggaaaggaaaggttAAGGTGATCCTTTAAGaaaggagggatttcaggtcagaCCAGTACAATAATAACCAACCTCGAAAAGACTCTATTGGATGTTAGGATCTGCCAACACCCAGGCGGTTAATGCTGTGTTTCGAGAGCCAATGCAACAAGTActagagaagattaagaatgagtcatttttcaaatggccaaacaagatggcaggAGATCCTATGAGATGTAACCAGAATCTttattgccactatcatcaggatcatggacACACAACTGAGGATTGCaaaaatttatgggaccatttggaccagttagtccgagaagggaagttgaagtaactcttgcatcattccagtggtcGGGTATGCAAAGCGGGCTCAGAGCTTCGAGGAGATTCTTCTTCAAGACTCCCCCTTGGCACAATAAACGTTATTTTTGCTGCCCTggggaggactggatcttgtCCTTCCAGGGTAATGTCGGTATCCTGTTTTCCAGCCAAGGAGTCTAGCTCAATGCCTAAGAGGGCCAAGATGGGCATCCCGTTAGTGttgggtttttcagatgaggaAAAATTTGTaaccatacagccccatgatgatgctcttGTGGTTATGCTGAGAATTGATGGGTACGATGTGAAAATGGTGATGATTGACCAAGGCAGTGTTGCTGATATAATGTACCCTGACTTGTATAGGGGGCTAAATTTGAAACCTGAGAACTTGGCAGCCTATAATTCTCCTCTGGTGAGTTTTGAGGGAAAAATGGTTGTCTTAAAGGGTCAGATCAGATTACTTGTGCAGACCGTTACgaatgtggtggaggtggacttcattgtcATAGATGTTTTCTCTCTATACACGACCATTATGGGTAGAACTTAGCTTCATACCGTGGGGGCTGTCTCTTCTACTCTACACCAGAAGATGAAGTATCCATCCGGAGACTAGGTTTTGGAGATAGTAGGAAGTCAAACTACAGCCCGACAATGTCTGGTAGCGGCTATCCAACATCAGCCTGAGGCGGAGACCTCGGCCACTGCTAATAATGGTTTATAGAAATCAGAAACCTTGGCGTTACCCTTCAACGGACCAGCCGACGAGGTGAAATGTGAAGATTTAGAAAGGGTAATCATTGGTGATgatccggagaagttctttcagatTGGAGCTAAATTGCCTCTGCAGGAGAGAGAGCATTTGGTTGAATTCCTCagagaaaatgttgatgtgttcgCGTGGAGCGCGTATGAAGCCTCGGGTATAGACCCAAGTTTCATCATCTAAATGTTAATCCTTCCATCACCCCGAAGAGATAGCCATTTCGGCGTCTgtcgaaagagcatgccgaggctGTCAGAAATGAAGTGGCCAAGCTCAAGTAGGCaagggctatcaaggaagttttttttatcctcaatggttagccaacatagtggtggtgaaaaagaagacTAGGAAATGGCGAGTGTGCGTTGACTTCACGGACCTCAATAAGGCCTGTCCCAAGGATCCTTTCCCTATGCCTAGgatagaccagttggtggatgcaacagtagttcatcctcggatgagctttttggatgccttccaaggatatcaccaaataccgttagcattggatgatcaagaaaagacaacTTTTGTTACTCCTAttggaaattatcattataaagtaatgccatttggtttgaaaaatgcagggtcTACTTATCAACGGATGATAATTaagatgtttgaaccacaattGGGCAAGAACATTGAAGtctatatcgatgatatggttgtaaagagCAAAGTGGTGTCTGAGCATATGGAAGATCTTGcaaacatttttgaaattttgagaaagCACAAGTTACGTTTGAATGCTTCAAAGTGTTCATTTGGTGTAGGCTCTTGAAAGTTCTTGGGCTACATGGTGACTCACAGGAGAATTGAGGTGAATCTAGATAAGATTAAGGCCATTAATGGCTTACAagcacctcggaatcccaagGAGGTGTAGAAACTGACAGGGATGACTGCTGCTTTGAACTGATTTATATCTAGGTCAGCTGATAGGTAAGgaccttttttccttttactgcataaatggaaaggatttgaatggactaAGGAATGCGCTGCAGCATTTCAACAGCTGAAAGAGTACCTATCtcggccacctatcatgtccaatcctgaggtggatgaggtcaTGTTTGCCTACTTGGCGGTGGCCTCTCATGCAgtaagttttgttttgatatgaGAAGACAGTGGCATCCAAAGACCAGTCTATTACGTAAGTAAGTCATTTTATGAAGCCGAGGTGCGGTACTTATCACTGGAAAAGGCTATCTTGGCAGTAGTACATGCTACACGAAAACTCCCCCATTATTTTCAGGCCCACACTGTGGTGGTTCTAACTCAATTACCGCTCAAGTCCATACTTCGAAGTGCAGATTATACTGGGAgaattgctaaatggggcacgATTCTAGGGGTTTTCGACATCAAATATATGCCTCGTATCTCTGTGAAAGGCTAGGTCCTCGCCGATTTAGTAGTTGAGTTTGCTGAGCTTCCAGAAGAAGTAGAGGTGAAGCAACGtggcatggatgaaaaatcagttGGCCTAATCTCCACATAGGATGCCTCATCCTGAAAAGTATATGTGGACGGAGtagcaaaccaacggggagtaggagtggggctagttctggtATCCCCTGAAAAGATCACCATTGAAAAGTCCTTGAGGCTGGGATTCTGGGCTATAAACAACGAAGCGGAGTATGAAGCTTTACCGATGGGAATGACtatggtccagaaaatgggtggaaaggcaatGAAAATGTTCTCAAATTCAAGACTGATCGTGGGCCAGGTAAAAGGGGAACTGGAAGCCCGAGATATAAGAATGCAGGAATATTTGGGTCAAGTTAGGCGTGTATAAACGAATTTTGAATCCTTTGACTTGTCACATATCCCtagaggtgaaaatacccatgcAGATTCCTTGGctacccttgccacctcctcggcacggAATTTGCCCCAGGTGATAATTGTCGAGGATTTACGCATCCCCACCCTAACAAGGAAGGATTTGCTCCAAATCCATCAAGTCAACTTGGGGCtgagctggatggaccccatactGCTATTCCTCGAAAGCGATATATTACCTGAGGATAAaccagaagctgagaaaatacgaaggaaagCTCTTCGGTTTTGGTTGTCCAAGGACAAAAACTTGTATAAACATTCTTTTTCTGGGCCATATCTGCTTTGTGTACATCCCGAGATATTAGAGTCACTCTTAGAGGAActgcatgaaggaatttgcggaAGTCACACGGGGGGAAGATCCCTATCTCACCGGACCATTactcaaggatactggtggctaGATATGCAGAAAGAATCACAGGaatatgttagaaaatgtgaccAGTGTCAGAGATTCGCTCCAAAGATCCATCAGCTAGGAGGAGTTCTTAATCCTCTttccagcccttggccttttgctcaatgagGCTTAGATATTGTAGGTCCTTTCCCTAAAGCACTAGGAAATAAAAAGtatctgctggtcggcacagattaTTTTACTAAATGGGTCGAAGTTGAACCTTTGGCTAATATCAGAGATGTGGATGTGAAAATATTTATCTGGAAGAATATCGTTACTCGATTCGGGGTTCCTCATACCCTTATCTCGGATAATGGccttcagtttgatagcaaagccttTAGGCAATATTGTTCTGACCTGGgggataaagaatagatattccactctGGCCTATCCTTAAGGAAATGGGTAAGCTGAAGCTGTCAGTAAGGTTATAGTGAATAGACTCAAAAAGAGGTTGAATGAGGCAAAGGGAAAATGAGTGAAGGAATTACCACATGTCCTTTGGACGTATTAAACAATGCTCGACGATCAATAAGAGAAACCCCTTTCTCAATGACATATGGAGTCGAGGCCGTAATCCCTCTGGAAACAGGTTTCCCAACGTCAAGAACTAGTGCATTTACCTCGGGCAGTAATGATGGACTGTTGGAAAAAGTCTGGATTTGATCGAAGAGCGAAGGGAGAATGCAATGGTCCAACTggcttactaccagcataagctcaagcaaggttacgaTACCAATGTAAAGTTGAGGTTGTTGGTTGTAGAAGATTTGGTACTGAGGAAAGTTTTGGGGACCACCAAGAATCTAGCTTGGGGAAAattggggcctaattgggaaggaccatatcggATCACTTCAGTTGCAGGAATAGGTGATCATATGTCATGTGTTTCCttatctattgaagtattaaacagaaactaagttatgtcaggttcctcggaccacaaacttagtgaaaattaataccttatgacatctattgaagtattaaacagaaactaagttatgtcaagttcctcggaccacaaacttagtggaaattaataccttatgacatttattgaaatattaaacagaaactaagttatgtcaggttcctcgaaccacaaacttagtggaaattaataccctatgacatctattgaagcaCTAAACAGGTTCAATAGAAATTAATACACCCTCGTATTATTAAAATACTAGTTCAACACGAACTTGAGCATTTAAAGGGAGTAGACCTTTAATTCCCATTCTCGGATCACAGGGTTTGTGATCACCTAGTAAAGATATAAACCTCAATGAGCCTAggagcatcacttaaagcataCTGAGGTGCCCTGGACTTAACTTTATTTAATCaattgtttggatgttttcttgAGGTTAAACTTGTTAGagtaaatatatatgtatttgaaatATGTCTATGTAATGTTACGGATTCCATGATTATCGTCCATTTTAACTACCAATTAAAAGCATGTGTAAACTATGTTTTTTCTCTTGTACAGACAAAGGGCAGTCAAGATGAAAACTACTCAAAACCAAAATAACAAAAcggataaaataaaaatgaaataaataataactcaAACGAATTCAAGAGGGTAAAAATGCatacttcattaaaatatgtcTAAAAAAAAGGGGACAAAATCCCTTACAAAAGTCATAATTATACTACAAAGGAAGGCTCATTTTTTCAACTTGATCTGAAGCTTGGAGGTTTTGTTGGCTGGGTTATCTGCCTCTGAGGTAGTTGTTCCTTCCTTATCTTTGGAGGTTCCCTTAGCGAGCATGACAGTTGAAGCCAAGTCTTGCTGAAAGCCTTGGGAAGCTGCTTCTACCTCCGAAACCACTGCAGCCTTGTCCGAGGGTACTTCTTGGGAAGCACCGGGTTCTTTTGTTGGCCCTTGCTGGCTGGGAAAAGGAGGATCCTGAGGCTGTACTTCTTTATTTTGATCAGCAACTGTGCAAGCCGCTTCGTCTTGAGCAGAAGGAAGGTCCGAGGCTCGTATTGCAGAAGGGTAAAATACCTTTTCAAGTTTCCTCAACTCAGAAGAAGCCTCAACCCAGCTTGGTTAAGGGCTTCATCCCAAGTCTGGGCGCAGTAAATACGACACACAGCTGGGACCTCTGCCCTAAGGGTTTCCTTGGTCTCAGCTACTCCAAGGTTGTAACCCTTCTGCTCAGCCTCGTCCCTAGCTTTCTCGACCTCAATCCTTTCCTTCTCAACTTCAGCCTTGGATTTTTCAACCCGATCCTTAAGCCTTTGGGCTTCTTCCAATTGTTTTTTGAGTGTTGCCATCTGCTCCCTAGCAGCAGTCAGTTGATCAGTTGTCTCGCGTGGACGCTTCCTCTGGTCCTCGGCTTGCCTCTGCACGCCATCCAAGGCCGAGGTAACACTATGGCGAGCTTGCTCCTCCTCGGCTAGCTTTTTCTTTAGGTCAGCATTGCTGTTTTTGGCAATGGTAAGAGTTTGTACAGCTGTcgttcatctttttctttcatcctCTAATTGTTGGTAGCATGAATTGGTAATTTCCTCAAGCCTGAAAGTGGCTTAGATAGCctaaaagaaaatgattaatACCATAGCCAACAAAAATTATATgtctataaataataattataagtaaaaaaaggGGAGTTAACATtataccatgcccaaatatcttTTACAATTGAGGAAGACCTCATTTTTCCTCATACTCCGCAGCTCAGAGATATCTTTTGGAAGCAGTAAGGCTTCCTCCACGGTCGGGGCAACGTGGCACCCAATGCCCCCGTTGAAGTCCCTGAGTGATGCATCATCCCTCAGGGGCTCCCTGTCGTGCATGGGTGCTAGGAGCCAGGCTTGTGGCTTTGGAGGCTGAGTGTCCAACCTCTCAAGGCCCCGTTGTGATGCGTGGTTGACCTTTTGTTGCTTCGCAGCTCGTTGAGCCTCATCTTCACGGGTCGGACGAGATCTTCCAGTCTCAACCACATCTTTCCCTTTCTgctcccttttcctttttggatcAGTAGGTTTAGGTCTGATAGGTTGAGGTGGGTGAGGAGCAGGAGGAGGAGATCCAGGAAGAGGAAGGGGAATCTGACACTGTGTGGATTTCCCCGATGCACCTTTTCTAGGTTGATTTTCTATCAGCTCCATTAAAATCCTCTGGGGTTTCCTCTGGACACCCATTTCGTCAAATATGTCCTCGGGGGGTAGAGTCTGGTTGAAAACCTCGAATTTGTCCGAGGAGTCTGACAAATCTACAACCTCCTCTgggcttctttcttcttcttcttcttcttcttttctttcttcctcttcctcgaGAACGAGCTGGGATGAGGATGCTCTTAATGAAGGAGTGGCCACAAAAAGTGGTTAGGTGCGAGGAGTATCTttagggattggaacaccctctGGAACAATGAACCTTtggtaggcaacactgataagGTGGAGCCGAGGGTAGCGAGCTTTGATTACATACTTAGGGGCTTGGAAGGTGGGCGAGAGGGGTGTGTATCCAAGGATCAAATGAGCTGCTCGGAGTTGATCGTCAGTTTCGCTCACATACACCTCGGCTTGCAAGATCCTATCTAAGCTCGCTTTGTTAACTAAGCTGAGCTTGGGTTTGGTAGCATGCTTATCTATAAAACCATTGAATTAGAATAAAGTTTTGTTAGAGACAAGGATGTTAGgaaacaaaagagaaatgcaaaccaaaattcaaaaatctacGGCTATACCCGCACCTAGTTCTCCCTCCTCAGTCGGACATGGTAGGCCATTGTGTCATTCACCAGAAAAGATtaggaaatcctcctttaaatttttgtttgaaatggGGAGGCACAAGATCAGCCTTACTGCGGGATGCCTCGACTTGAGGTAATATCCCTGCTCCTTCAAATGGTGAAGATTGTACACCTAATTCATATCATGGTGGGTCAAGTTTAGGTTCATTCTATCGTTTAAAGCTT of Quercus lobata isolate SW786 chromosome 8, ValleyOak3.0 Primary Assembly, whole genome shotgun sequence contains these proteins:
- the LOC115955459 gene encoding MAP7 domain-containing protein 1-like, whose product is MGVQRKPQRILMELIENQPRKGASGKSTQCQIPLPLPGSPPPAPHPPQPIRPKPTDPKRKREQKGKDVVETGRSRPTREDEAQRAAKQQKVNHASQRGLERLDTQPPKPQAWLLAPMHDREPLRDDASLRDFNGGIGCHVAPTVEEALLLPKDISELRSMRKNEVFLNCKRYLGMKKLAEEEQARHSVTSALDGVQRQAEDQRKRPRETTDQLTAAREQMATLKKQLEEAQRLKDRVEKSKAEVEKERIEVEKARDEAEQKGYNLGVAETKETLRAEVPAVFYPSAIRASDLPSAQDEAACTVADQNKEVQPQDPPFPSQQGPTKEPGASQEVPSDKAAVVSEVEAASQGFQQDLASTVMLAKGTSKDKEGTTTSEADNPANKTSKLQIKLKK